The genomic DNA tccattctggtatatataattCTCCAATCCTGGTACTTGGTCCCTATCAGGCTGGACattaaaaaaaaactattataCTCACTCTACTTCCGATTCTTCTCAGTAGATAAGCTGATCAGCATGTGTGCGAAGCACTCACACACTGATCACCAGACGTGCTCTCACATGCTGATAAGCTGACTACATGAAATGAGGATGTCACACTGCGGGGATtggagggatggtgagtataatagttttttttaaaattgtgcggCATAATGCAGACATCTGATCAGCTGCCTGCATGAGATGAGGACGCCATGCTGTGGAAGTTCGGAGGGACGGTGAGTATAAGCTGCTCGTACCTCACATTTCTGCTCGCATCATGAAGCAAAAAAGATACAGAGCGACGACTCATCTTGAAAAAATCGTAAGTTGATGCAATCTTAAGTCAGGTTATTACTGCAATGTGATTATTCCATTTTTCTTTGAAACCCTGCCAGAGAAAGAAAGATTGTGAATACAGGGCTTTTCAATAGCCTCTCGGTTTCTGTCAAGTAATTGATGCCCCATACCGCATAGATGCTGTGGTCTTTATTGACCGAAACACTTCACGGGTTAAACTGCTGCCATTGCAAGTAGTCctgacttacagtgcctacaagtagtattcaaccccctgcagatttagcaggtttgataagatgcaaataagttagagcctgcaaacttcaaacaagagcaggatttattaacagatgcataaatcttacaaaccaacaagttatgttgctcagttaaattttaataaattttcaacataaaagtgtgggtcaattattattcaacccctaggtttaatattttgtggaataacccttgtttgcaattacagctaataatggtcttttataagacctgatcaggccggcacaggactctggagttatcttggcccactcctccatgcagatcttctccaagttatctaggttctttgggtgtctcatgtggactttaatcttgagctccttccacaagttttcaattgggttaaggtcaggagactgactaggccactgcaacaccatgattttttccctcttgaaccaggccttggttttcttggctgcgcGCTTTGGGTcggtgtcttgttggaagatgaaatgacgacccatcttaagatccttgatggaggagtggaggttctttgccaaaatctccaggtaggccgtgctatccatcttcccatggatgcggactagatggccaggccccttggctgagaaacagccccacagcatgatgctgccaccaccatgcttgactgtagggatggtattcttggggtcgtatgcagtgccatccagtctccaaacatcacgtgtgtggttggcaccaaagatctcgatcttggtctcatcagaccagagaaccttgaaccagtctgcctcagagtcctccaagtgatcatgagcaaactgtaaacgagccttgacatgacgctttgaaagtaaaggtaccttacgggctcgtctggaacggagaccattgcggtggagtacgttactcatggtattgactgaaaccaatgtccccactgccatgagatttttttcggagctccttccttgttgtccttgggttagccttgactcttcagacaagcctggcctcggcacgggtggaaactttcaaaggctgtccaggccgtggaaggttaacagtagttccataagccttccacttccggatgatgctcccaacagtggagacaggtaggcccaactccttggaaagggttttgtaccccttgccagccttgtgactctccacgatcttgtctctgatggccttggaatgctcctttgtctttcccatgttgaccaagtatgagtgctgttcacaagtttggggagggtcttaattagtcagaaaaggctggaaaaacagataattaatccaaacatgtgaatctcattgttctttgtgcctgaaatacttcttaatactttaggggaaccaaacagaattcttgtggtttgaggggttgaataataaatgaccctctgaataaacttttcacaatttaaaaaaaaaattaaaaaagaaataacattcttttttgctgcagtgcatttcacacttccaggctgatctacagtccaaatgtcacaatgccaagttaattccgaatgtgtaaacctgctaaatctgcagggggttgaatactacttgtaggcactgtatgtagtcaGTAGCAGGTGTTAGATATAAAAGACAGTCTGCACTCACCATGTAAGAAGCAGGCTTAATTCCCGTGTCCACTCTCTGCATGCCCCCCTGGAATTTGACGAACATATATGGTGGATATTGGTTTTGAGTTAAATAGATTCTTTTTTACAGTGCCTTTGACATCTTTGTTTCTAACACTGTAGATGATGGGGTTCAGCATGGGGGTTACAGCTGTGTAGAGGATGGAGACAACATTGTCCATGTTCGGGGTTGACTGGGAATGTGGGCGTAAATAAAGAATCATAATATTTCCAAAGTACACAGTCACCACAATGATATGGGAGCCACATGTGGACAGAACTTTATATCTTCCTTGAGAAGAACTGATCCTCAAAATGTTGGACAGTATATGAATGtatgaaataagaataaaaataaaagataaGCTAGCTACGATCCCTGCCGAAATATACATTGTTACTTCATGGAGCCAAGTGTCACTGCATGACATTAGTATAAATGGAGGTACTTCACAGAAGAAGTGATTGACATCATGGGTATGGCAGAAGGACATCTGGAAGGTGAAGATGACATGGAATACGGAGTTCAAGAAGCTTATGGTCCATGACACAGTGGCCAAACCAATACACAACTTTCTGCTCATGATGGTGTTGTAATGCAGAGGTTTACAGATGGCAACATATCTATCATAGGCCATGATGGCAAGTATCAAACATTCTGTAGACCCAAGGGTCAAATGAAAATGCATCTGGACGGCACATTCCAGTAGAGAGATGCTCTTGTCTTTGGACAATGTGATCGTTAAGAGTTTGGGGACAACGGTGGAAGAGAGGAAGATATCAACAAAAGAGAGATTGAGAAGAAAAAAGTACATGGGAGTTTGGAGCTTAGGATTCACGCAAACTACAAAGATCAGAAGAAGATTTGCCAACAGAGTGGTCAAATACATCGCAAAAAATGCAAGAAAGCCAATGACCTTTAGGTAAGGAACATCAGACAAACCGAGGAGAATGAATCTGCTTGACGATGATTGGTTGACCATTTCCATAACATGTAAAGGAGAACTTGTAA from Anomaloglossus baeobatrachus isolate aAnoBae1 chromosome 12, aAnoBae1.hap1, whole genome shotgun sequence includes the following:
- the LOC142257591 gene encoding olfactory receptor 5AR1-like, with the translated sequence MEMVNQSSSSRFILLGLSDVPYLKVIGFLAFFAMYLTTLLANLLLIFVVCVNPKLQTPMYFFLLNLSFVDIFLSSTVVPKLLTITLSKDKSISLLECAVQMHFHLTLGSTECLILAIMAYDRYVAICKPLHYNTIMSRKLCIGLATVSWTISFLNSVFHVIFTFQMSFCHTHDVNHFFCEVPPFILMSCSDTWLHEVTMYISAGIVASLSFIFILISYIHILSNILRISSSQGRYKVLSTCGSHIIVVTVYFGNIMILYLRPHSQSTPNMDNVVSILYTAVTPMLNPIIYSVRNKDVKGTVKKNLFNSKPISTIYVRQIPGGHAESGHGN